CGACGACTTCACTAGAAGCCATCCAAGAACATGCCCCTAAGGGATTGATTTTTTCAGGTGGACCAGCGAGTGTTTTAGTGTCTAACGCACCTCGGCCCGACCTCTCGGTTCTTACGTGCAATCTTCCCATCCTCGGGATCTGTTATGGGATGCAAATCTTAACCCACCACTTTGGTGGGAAAGTCGGCCAAGCTCAACGGCGAGAGTTTGGACGGGCTGAATTGTTTATTGACGATACTTCTGACTTATTCCATAACATCGACTCTCAGGCTTCTATCCCCGTCTGGATGTCTCATGGAGATCGAATCGATCACGTGCCGGATGGATTTACAGCCATCGCGCACACCGACAATTCCCCTGTCGCGGCCATGAAGAACGTCAGCTCGATTCAACCAGTCTACTGCTTGCAGTTTCATCCCGAGGTTGTCCATACCAAACATGGACAGCAGATGCTTTCGAATTTTGCCGTCAGGATCTGCCAATGTCGACAGACCTGGACCATGGGTTCGTTCATTCAACATATCGTTCAAGACATTCGCACCCAAGTGGGAGATCAAAAAGTCATCTGCGCGTTAAGTGGCGGGGTCGACTCAACCGTAGCCGCGGCATTAACGTATCAGGCGTTAGGGGAGCAGCTCACATGTATTTTCATCGACAATGGACTCATGCGTAAACATGAAGTGAGCGTTCTCAACGATGTGTTTACCAGGCAGTATCAAATGGATGTCCACATGCTCGACCAGACCCAGGAATTCCTGACCGCGCTGGGCAAGATCGTGGACCCGGAACAAAAACGCAAGATCATCGGACGACAGTTCATCGAGGCCTTCGAAAAAGAAGCCAGCCGAATCGGACAAGTCGACTTCCTCGTGCAAGGCACGCTGTACCCAGATGTCATTGAGAGCGAAAGTACGAAAGGACCATCGGCTACGATCAAAACTCACCATAATGTCGGTGGGTTGCCCGCTCGCATGAAACTTCGGCTTATCGAACCATTACGGGAATTATTTAAAGACGAAGTGCGAACGCTCGGACTCGAACTCGGTCTTCCTGAAGAACTTATCTGGCGTCAACCATTTCCAGGGCCTGGTCTCGCCATTCGCATCCTCGGTTCGGTGACGCAAGAACGCCTCGACATTCTTCGAGAAGCCGATGCCATCGTGACCGATGAAATCGCTAAGGCTGGACTTTCACGAGATATCTGGCAATACTTTGCCGTCTTGCTCCCGGTTCAGACCGTTGGCGTGATGGGGGACCAGCGTACGTACGAATCGGTCATTGCCATCCGCGCCGTCACCAGTACCGATGGCATGACGGCCGATTGGGCGGCGCTGCCTCATGATCTCCTTGGTCGTCTCTCAAATCGCATCATTAATGAAGTCAATGGGGTCAATCGGGTTGTCTACGATATCAGCTCCAAACCACCTGGAACGATAGAGTGGGAATGATGCCTGCCGATTCTTCCAACGCAGTCCGTTTGCAAAAAGTCATCGCCCGATCAGGCATCATGTCTCGTCGACAGGCTGAGGAATGCATCAAACAGGGACGAGTCACCGTGAACGGGAAAACCGTAACGGTCATGGGAATCCGGGTTGACCCTCAGCGTGATCATATTAAGGTGAATGGACGCCATTTGAAACCTACCCCTCCTGACGTCTTTCTCATGCTGAATAAACCGGCAGGGTACGTATCGACCATGAAGGACCCAGAAGGCCGTCCGACCGTTTCTCATCTCTTAGATAAAACATCATTGCGCACATTTCCAGTCGGTCGGCTTGACTACGACAGCGAAGGCTTGTTACTGCTCACCAATCATGGATCCGTGGCGCAAGCCTGCCTCCACCCCAGCTCTCATGTTGAAAAGACCTATTTAGTCAAGATCAAAGGCCAACTTTCTGATGAAGCCGTGCAAAAACTCGAACAAGGAGTCGAACTGGAAGATGGCGTGACAGCTCCTGCACGTGTCAGAAAGGTCCGTAAGGTTTCTGTCAATTCCTGGATCGAACTGACGATATACGAAGGTCGAAATCATCAAGTCAAACGAATGTTGTTAGCCGTCGAACACCCAGTGATAAAGCTGAAACGAACGAAATTTGGGCCTCTTCGATTGGGAAATCTTCCTTTGGGAAACAGCCGACATTTGACGGACCGGGAAGCCAATGCGTTACGGGATCTATTATATCAGGCACCTTCTTCCGTGAAGACCCCTCAGCCCCGTTCCAAAAGCACATTGTGGGCGAAGAGCACCAAGCGAAGAACCAAACCTCTCTCTCGCTCCAAGGCTCAGTCGAAAACCAGAACGACACAGACTCACCCGTAGGATTCATCGTGTTACGAACGCATCGCTGTGGCGAATTGACAAAATCTCACGTAGGGCAGACCACGACGCTCTGCGGATGGGTTAATGGGCGACGTGACCATGGAGGCATCCTGTTCGTGGACTTACGGGACCGTCAAGGTCTCACACAAATCGTCTTTGATTCGGAACAACAGCCTTCCATCCATGAAGTGGCGAGCCATGTGCGAAACGAATTCGTGATCCAAATCATTGGGATCGTCAGCCTGCGTCCAGATGATTCAATCAATCCTCACATTTTCACCGGAGAGATTGAAGTTCGCGCGACCGAGATCACCATTTTGAATGAATCGAAGCCACTTCCCTTCTCTGTGGAGGACGACCTACAGGCATCCGAAACGATCCGTCTGACGCATCGCTATCTGGATTTACGACGGCCACGAATGCAGAAGCTCCTCGCTCTCCGCTCCGAGGTCACACGACAGATCAGAGATAGCCTCTACGCCCAGGGGTTTGTCGAGATTGAAACACCGATCCTGACCAAGAGTACGCCGGAAGGCGCACGAGACTATCTTGTCCCGAGCCGGGTCAATCCTGGCGAATTTTTTGCGCTTCCGCAATCACCCCAATTGTTTAAACAAATTCTTATGATCGGGGGTGCTGATCGCTACTTTCAAATCGCTCGATGCTTTCGGGATGAAGATCTTCGCCTTGACCGTCAACCTGAATTCACTCAAATCGACCTTGAACTTTCGTTTATCGAACAGGATGACATCCTGAACCTCACTGAACAGATGATCCGCGACATTTTTCAGAGCACCCAAGACATCCAACTCCCGACGCCGTTTCC
The genomic region above belongs to Nitrospirales bacterium and contains:
- a CDS encoding rRNA pseudouridine synthase, producing the protein MMPADSSNAVRLQKVIARSGIMSRRQAEECIKQGRVTVNGKTVTVMGIRVDPQRDHIKVNGRHLKPTPPDVFLMLNKPAGYVSTMKDPEGRPTVSHLLDKTSLRTFPVGRLDYDSEGLLLLTNHGSVAQACLHPSSHVEKTYLVKIKGQLSDEAVQKLEQGVELEDGVTAPARVRKVRKVSVNSWIELTIYEGRNHQVKRMLLAVEHPVIKLKRTKFGPLRLGNLPLGNSRHLTDREANALRDLLYQAPSSVKTPQPRSKSTLWAKSTKRRTKPLSRSKAQSKTRTTQTHP
- the guaA gene encoding glutamine-hydrolyzing GMP synthase yields the protein MESSHDTIVILDFGSQYTQLIARRIRELSVHSIILPPTTSLEAIQEHAPKGLIFSGGPASVLVSNAPRPDLSVLTCNLPILGICYGMQILTHHFGGKVGQAQRREFGRAELFIDDTSDLFHNIDSQASIPVWMSHGDRIDHVPDGFTAIAHTDNSPVAAMKNVSSIQPVYCLQFHPEVVHTKHGQQMLSNFAVRICQCRQTWTMGSFIQHIVQDIRTQVGDQKVICALSGGVDSTVAAALTYQALGEQLTCIFIDNGLMRKHEVSVLNDVFTRQYQMDVHMLDQTQEFLTALGKIVDPEQKRKIIGRQFIEAFEKEASRIGQVDFLVQGTLYPDVIESESTKGPSATIKTHHNVGGLPARMKLRLIEPLRELFKDEVRTLGLELGLPEELIWRQPFPGPGLAIRILGSVTQERLDILREADAIVTDEIAKAGLSRDIWQYFAVLLPVQTVGVMGDQRTYESVIAIRAVTSTDGMTADWAALPHDLLGRLSNRIINEVNGVNRVVYDISSKPPGTIEWE